Proteins found in one Herbiconiux sp. A18JL235 genomic segment:
- a CDS encoding NUDIX domain-containing protein — MATPDFVLELREKIGHAPLWLTGVTAVVVRGDEVLLVRRSDNGAWTPVTGIVDPGEEPAIAAVREVLEEADIHAKAQHLAWVHVIPTIVYPNGDVSQYLDITFRLSYVSGEPFPADGENTDVRWFPLDALPEMSDEMHARIRHALDGVEAARFVS, encoded by the coding sequence ATGGCGACCCCCGATTTCGTGCTCGAGCTGCGGGAGAAGATCGGGCACGCACCCCTGTGGCTCACCGGGGTGACCGCGGTGGTGGTGCGCGGCGACGAGGTGCTTCTGGTGCGGCGCAGCGACAACGGAGCGTGGACGCCTGTGACCGGCATCGTCGACCCCGGCGAGGAGCCCGCGATCGCCGCCGTGCGGGAGGTGCTCGAAGAGGCCGACATCCACGCGAAGGCGCAGCACCTGGCCTGGGTGCATGTGATCCCCACGATCGTCTACCCGAACGGCGACGTGTCGCAGTACCTCGACATCACGTTCCGGCTGAGCTACGTCTCGGGCGAGCCCTTCCCCGCCGACGGGGAGAACACGGACGTGCGCTGGTTCCCCCTCGACGCCCTTCCCGAGATGAGCGACGAGATGCACGCCCGCATCCGTCACGCCCTGGACGGCGTGGAGGCTGCCCGCTTCGTCAGCTGA
- a CDS encoding ABC transporter ATP-binding protein, with product MTTVTERRMPLEEYRTPVIELAAARKVYRSGAIEFEALRGVDLQIGEGEYVAIMGPSGSGKSTLMNILGCLDTLTAGHYRLAGHDVDDLAEAELAEIRNTEIGFVFQQFNLLPALEAWRNVELPLIYAGVPAAERRRRAERALERVGLGSRLANKPGELSGGQQQRVAVARALVAEPTMILADEPTGNLDSVSTADVLGLFDELNELGRTIVLITHELEVAERARRIVWVRDGEIRSDGPAREGGGDGGAAAGGPARAGSAGAA from the coding sequence ATGACGACCGTCACCGAGCGGCGTATGCCGCTGGAGGAATACCGCACGCCTGTGATCGAGCTCGCGGCGGCCCGCAAGGTGTACCGCTCGGGCGCGATCGAGTTCGAGGCCCTGCGCGGCGTCGACCTGCAGATCGGCGAGGGCGAGTACGTGGCCATCATGGGCCCCTCGGGCTCCGGCAAGTCGACGCTCATGAACATCCTCGGCTGCCTCGACACGCTCACCGCAGGCCATTACCGCCTCGCGGGGCACGACGTCGACGATCTCGCCGAGGCCGAGCTCGCCGAGATCCGCAACACCGAGATCGGCTTCGTGTTCCAGCAGTTCAACCTGCTGCCCGCGCTCGAGGCCTGGCGCAACGTCGAGCTCCCGCTCATCTACGCGGGGGTGCCGGCCGCCGAACGACGCCGGCGGGCTGAGCGCGCCCTCGAACGAGTGGGGCTCGGTTCGCGATTGGCCAACAAGCCCGGCGAGCTCTCCGGCGGGCAGCAGCAGCGCGTCGCGGTGGCGCGGGCGCTGGTGGCCGAACCCACGATGATCCTCGCCGACGAACCCACCGGCAACCTCGACTCGGTCTCGACCGCCGACGTGCTCGGGCTGTTCGACGAGCTGAACGAGCTCGGCCGCACCATCGTGCTCATCACGCACGAGCTCGAGGTGGCGGAACGGGCGCGGCGCATCGTGTGGGTGCGCGACGGCGAGATCCGCAGCGACGGCCCCGCGCGCGAAGGCGGCGGTGACGGCGGTGCTGCGGCCGGAGGCCCGGCGCGCGCCGGATCGGCGGGTGCGGCATGA
- a CDS encoding DUF5666 domain-containing protein produces MTLIRTLTVRAGLVLAAAGVLTLSACASSTTASSTPAATSAPSQAGGRAPGGGGISGEIAAITGTTLQVQSSDSQTAVSYSDSTSISKTVAAALSDVTAGVCVTTLSFGGGTDAGAGSADAAGNDSAGTDSAAADSTGAATSVVISAAADGACETAGPGGAGGGFPGGDGAPPTDLPDGATPPTDAPDGVMPTGAPGDSGAGGGGGFGGFTSGLVTAVSGSTITVETTDADGASSSTEVAVDDSTSYTSTVTADSSALVVGACVTAQGEADDSGAVTATSLTVSEAGENGCSTGFGGTPGGPGGMSGQRPSGSGSGSGAGSSTSNGS; encoded by the coding sequence ATGACACTCATTCGAACCCTCACCGTGCGCGCGGGCCTCGTGCTCGCCGCCGCCGGCGTGCTCACGCTCTCGGCCTGCGCCAGCTCGACCACCGCATCCTCCACCCCGGCGGCCACCAGCGCTCCGTCGCAGGCCGGGGGCCGGGCGCCCGGGGGCGGCGGCATCTCAGGCGAGATCGCCGCCATCACCGGCACCACTCTGCAGGTGCAGTCGAGCGACTCGCAGACAGCGGTCAGCTACTCCGACTCGACGAGCATCTCGAAGACCGTCGCCGCGGCGCTCTCCGATGTGACAGCCGGTGTCTGCGTCACCACCCTGTCGTTCGGCGGGGGAACGGATGCGGGCGCCGGCAGCGCCGACGCGGCAGGTAACGATTCGGCGGGCACCGACTCGGCGGCCGCCGACTCGACGGGCGCGGCGACCTCGGTGGTGATCAGCGCGGCGGCCGACGGCGCGTGCGAGACTGCGGGCCCCGGCGGGGCGGGGGGAGGGTTCCCCGGGGGCGACGGGGCGCCTCCTACCGACCTCCCCGACGGTGCCACCCCGCCCACGGACGCTCCCGACGGCGTGATGCCCACCGGCGCACCCGGCGACTCGGGCGCGGGCGGCGGAGGGGGCTTCGGCGGGTTCACGAGCGGACTGGTCACCGCCGTGTCGGGCTCGACGATCACCGTCGAGACCACCGACGCCGACGGCGCGAGCTCGAGCACCGAGGTCGCCGTCGACGACTCGACGAGCTACACCTCGACCGTCACGGCCGACTCCTCGGCGCTCGTCGTGGGGGCCTGCGTCACGGCGCAGGGCGAGGCCGACGACAGCGGGGCGGTGACGGCGACCTCGCTCACGGTCTCGGAGGCCGGCGAGAACGGATGCTCCACCGGCTTCGGCGGCACACCGGGCGGCCCCGGCGGCATGAGCGGGCAGCGGCCGTCGGGCTCGGGCTCAGGCTCCGGTGCCGGTTCGTCGACGTCGAACGGGAGCTGA
- a CDS encoding efflux RND transporter periplasmic adaptor subunit, whose translation MKLAERAKRLRPRTWIIAGLAALVVVGGGTTWAVLSTTSSATAQVAPTTTTVAASLETLEKTVDASGTLAPTVNESVDFSVGGTVTAVNVQAGSMVAAGDVLATVDTLTVQADLLAAQATLAKAQATLASAEADDDGTDAAAAQIASDEAAVAVAQAAADKAAAAVSGTTLVAPVAGLVTAVGLEVGDAVSGSSSGSASSSGSSSSSSSGSRSGSSGTGTGTAAGGTGSSSSSSSSTAQFTIVSTDSWQVSLQVGETDLKNIAVGDQVELATDDGTSFFGTVSEVGMLPSTSSGAATYPVTVAVTGSPEGLYDGVSVTASIVYERRTDVLTVPSAAVSTDADGTSTVTVVGADGAETVTTVAVGETSGSLTEITAGIAEGDEVQVTLFTPGQGDTGTGGSSNQGGSGGFPGGGTLPEGFDPSQMGGAGGGQFPGGTTGGN comes from the coding sequence ATGAAACTCGCCGAACGCGCCAAGCGCCTCCGCCCCCGCACCTGGATCATCGCCGGCCTCGCCGCGCTCGTCGTGGTCGGGGGCGGGACGACCTGGGCCGTGCTGTCGACGACCTCGTCGGCCACCGCCCAGGTCGCCCCGACCACCACGACCGTCGCCGCGAGTCTCGAGACGCTCGAGAAGACCGTCGACGCCTCGGGCACGCTGGCCCCCACGGTGAACGAGAGCGTCGACTTCTCCGTCGGGGGCACCGTCACGGCGGTGAACGTGCAGGCGGGTTCGATGGTCGCCGCCGGCGACGTGCTGGCGACCGTCGACACGCTCACGGTGCAGGCCGATCTGCTCGCGGCGCAGGCGACGCTCGCCAAGGCGCAGGCGACCCTCGCGTCGGCGGAGGCGGATGACGACGGCACGGATGCGGCCGCCGCCCAGATCGCCTCCGACGAGGCCGCCGTCGCCGTGGCCCAAGCGGCGGCCGACAAGGCGGCGGCCGCCGTGAGCGGCACGACGCTGGTGGCTCCGGTGGCGGGGCTCGTGACCGCGGTCGGTCTCGAGGTCGGAGACGCGGTGAGCGGGTCGTCGTCGGGCTCCGCGTCATCGTCGGGTTCGAGCTCGAGCTCGAGCTCGGGCTCGAGGTCGGGGTCATCGGGCACGGGCACAGGCACGGCGGCGGGCGGGACGGGCAGCAGCAGCTCGAGCTCGAGCAGTACCGCGCAGTTCACCATCGTCAGCACCGACTCCTGGCAGGTCTCCCTCCAGGTGGGTGAGACCGACCTGAAGAACATCGCCGTCGGTGACCAGGTCGAGCTCGCCACCGACGACGGCACGTCGTTCTTCGGCACCGTCTCCGAGGTCGGCATGCTGCCCTCCACCAGCTCGGGCGCCGCCACCTACCCCGTGACCGTGGCCGTGACGGGGTCGCCCGAGGGGCTGTACGACGGCGTCTCGGTCACCGCCTCCATCGTCTACGAGCGCCGCACCGACGTGCTCACGGTGCCGAGCGCTGCCGTGTCGACGGATGCGGATGGCACCTCCACAGTCACGGTGGTCGGTGCCGACGGGGCGGAGACGGTGACCACCGTCGCCGTGGGTGAGACCTCGGGCTCCCTCACCGAGATCACCGCGGGGATCGCCGAGGGCGACGAGGTCCAGGTGACCCTGTTCACCCCGGGCCAGGGCGACACCGGCACCGGAGGCAGCTCGAACCAGGGCGGTTCCGGCGGATTCCCCGGCGGCGGAACGCTCCCGGAGGGCTTCGATCCGTCCCAGATGGGTGGGGCCGGCGGCGGGCAGTTCCCCGGCGGAACGACGGGCGGCAACTGA
- a CDS encoding HlyD family efflux transporter periplasmic adaptor subunit, translating into MRKPGERGSRWRKADRGVAAAPPIATGADDPAKGSSNLLTASEVPAKQPTPPSAKKATARRRRNRRVVAVLTATAVLCAVGGGAAFALSQGSGGNYRTATAELGTVDETLALSGTVASVSRSDTSFQVGGTVNGVSVSVGDTVAAGQRLATLDTSDLQDAVDEAQEAVTAAEEQLASDLEAQSSGSTSSSTSAGGSAETGVSGDAAAGAAGDAPSGAGGSSGATPSGGTGGGSDSGSSGGAGSGGSTFDSAAIDTAVAAVKAAQQALLDQYATARAATDATQETIASSDTACRPFLEATIDDIVAGGGTGSSDGESDAGDDASDDDADAGAGTGGDAGTADGSAALDAIKSDLAACQTAIGEVQTEQVAVQAAQSTLLDLMTALDDAVARLQTAVAAAVAAAGSADGSSSGSAGSDGASATATPAPTSTSTPTPTASAEPTPQAAPAAATASRSGSASAAATTTVALVAAVDTGSSSGAAAASGGGTSGTGTTGTITAETIVADQAEIEVAKSDLAIAQQQLTLAALTSPIAGMVAAVSLAVGDTVTAASTSAAITVLGDDGYLVSTTVTLANVPKLAVGQTASVPLASGEGDMPLTGVVSSIGVLDVSTDSSTPSYDVVIALDPTDQTLLTGASAQVEVAVASQASVLTVPTSAVHRSGTDYTVDLLVGGTSQPTPVEVGAMGAERTEITSGVSEGDVVVLADLDSDVLDSDSETGTSGLSGLGGSSTAGTVPSGGFPGGTSGFPAGPPTQ; encoded by the coding sequence ATGAGGAAGCCAGGCGAGAGGGGCAGCCGGTGGCGGAAGGCCGACCGCGGCGTCGCGGCGGCGCCGCCGATCGCGACAGGGGCCGACGACCCGGCGAAGGGGTCTTCGAACCTGCTCACCGCATCCGAGGTGCCGGCGAAGCAACCGACACCTCCCTCTGCGAAGAAGGCGACGGCGCGACGTCGCCGCAATCGGCGGGTCGTCGCCGTTCTCACCGCGACGGCGGTGCTGTGCGCGGTCGGCGGCGGGGCGGCTTTCGCCCTCTCGCAGGGGTCGGGTGGGAACTACCGCACCGCGACCGCCGAGCTCGGCACGGTCGACGAGACGCTCGCGCTGAGCGGCACGGTCGCGTCGGTGAGCCGCAGCGACACGTCGTTCCAGGTGGGCGGCACGGTGAACGGGGTATCGGTCTCGGTGGGCGACACCGTCGCGGCGGGGCAGCGACTCGCGACGCTCGACACCTCCGATCTGCAGGATGCTGTCGATGAGGCCCAGGAGGCGGTCACGGCGGCCGAGGAGCAGTTGGCGAGCGATCTCGAAGCGCAGTCCTCGGGGTCGACGAGCAGCTCGACGAGCGCCGGAGGTTCTGCCGAGACGGGGGTCTCGGGCGATGCGGCAGCGGGGGCGGCGGGCGACGCGCCATCGGGGGCGGGTGGGTCTTCGGGTGCGACGCCTTCCGGCGGGACAGGGGGCGGCAGCGACTCCGGCTCGAGCGGTGGGGCGGGCTCGGGCGGATCCACCTTCGACTCCGCCGCCATCGACACCGCCGTCGCGGCGGTGAAGGCGGCGCAGCAGGCCCTTCTCGACCAGTACGCCACTGCCCGGGCGGCGACCGACGCCACTCAGGAGACCATCGCGTCGAGCGACACCGCGTGCCGCCCCTTCCTCGAGGCCACGATCGACGACATCGTCGCCGGAGGCGGCACCGGTTCGTCGGACGGCGAGTCCGACGCCGGTGACGATGCGTCCGACGACGATGCGGATGCCGGGGCCGGCACCGGCGGCGACGCGGGCACCGCAGACGGTTCGGCTGCGCTCGACGCGATCAAGTCCGATCTCGCCGCCTGCCAGACGGCGATCGGGGAGGTGCAGACCGAGCAGGTCGCGGTGCAGGCCGCTCAATCCACCCTGCTCGACCTCATGACTGCCCTCGACGACGCGGTCGCCCGCCTCCAGACCGCCGTCGCCGCCGCGGTTGCGGCGGCGGGCTCGGCCGACGGCTCGAGCAGCGGGTCGGCGGGTTCCGACGGCGCATCCGCGACCGCGACCCCGGCCCCGACCTCGACCTCGACCCCGACGCCGACGGCCTCCGCCGAACCCACGCCCCAGGCCGCGCCCGCGGCGGCGACGGCCTCCCGCTCGGGCTCGGCTTCGGCCGCAGCCACCACGACGGTGGCGCTCGTGGCGGCGGTCGACACGGGGTCGAGCTCCGGCGCGGCCGCCGCCAGCGGTGGGGGCACATCCGGCACCGGTACGACCGGCACCATCACCGCCGAGACGATCGTCGCCGACCAGGCCGAGATCGAGGTGGCGAAGTCCGACCTCGCCATCGCTCAGCAGCAGCTCACGCTGGCCGCTCTCACCAGCCCCATCGCGGGCATGGTCGCTGCGGTCTCCCTCGCGGTCGGCGACACCGTCACGGCGGCCTCGACCTCCGCCGCGATCACGGTGCTCGGCGACGACGGCTACCTCGTGTCGACCACCGTCACCCTCGCGAACGTGCCGAAGCTCGCGGTCGGGCAGACCGCATCCGTTCCTCTGGCGAGCGGTGAGGGCGACATGCCGCTGACCGGTGTCGTGAGCTCGATCGGCGTGCTCGACGTGTCGACCGACTCGTCGACGCCCTCCTACGACGTGGTGATCGCGCTCGATCCCACCGACCAGACGCTCCTCACCGGGGCGTCGGCGCAGGTGGAGGTCGCGGTGGCGTCGCAGGCATCGGTGCTGACAGTGCCCACCTCGGCGGTGCACCGCTCCGGGACGGACTACACCGTCGACCTGCTCGTCGGCGGCACCTCGCAGCCGACCCCGGTCGAGGTCGGCGCGATGGGAGCGGAACGCACCGAGATCACCTCGGGCGTCTCGGAGGGTGACGTCGTCGTGCTCGCCGACCTCGATTCCGACGTGCTCGACTCCGACTCGGAGACCGGCACCTCGGGACTCAGCGGCCTCGGCGGCTCGTCGACCGCGGGCACCGTCCCGAGCGGCGGCTTCCCCGGCGGCACCTCCGGCTTCCCGGCGGGGCCGCCGACGCAGTGA
- a CDS encoding ABC transporter permease, whose protein sequence is MNWAETLSTSWAAVRAHALRSLLTVLGILIGIAAVIMTVGLGLGTQKDVSEQISSLGSNLLIVSPGSSTDSSGMRGGFGTGSTLTAADAEALDSAVNAPDVASVAAEKTSSLALEANDTNWTTTVTGTTPSWLEVRSRELVAGEFITADDEATQAAVVVLGSETATELFGTTNVVGRSVSIDGRSFEIVGVLASAGSDSSSNLDDLAVVPLSTAANQLIGGTDSSSVSTIYVKAASDAQLAAAYQEVQTVLLNLHAVADADSADFTISSQNALVDTATSIYQTLTVLLTGIAALSLLVGGIGVMNIMLVSVTERTREIGLRKALGAPPWAIRRQFLVESAILGLTGGLLGAVLGIGAALVLPGVIGSSIVVSPAAVGVSIGVALAIGLVFGVYPATRAARLAPIDALRSE, encoded by the coding sequence ATGAACTGGGCGGAGACCCTCAGCACGAGCTGGGCGGCCGTGCGGGCGCATGCGCTGCGCTCCCTGCTCACGGTGCTCGGCATCCTCATCGGCATCGCCGCCGTCATCATGACGGTCGGACTCGGCCTCGGCACCCAGAAGGACGTGAGCGAGCAGATCAGCTCGCTCGGCAGCAATCTGCTCATCGTCTCACCGGGGTCGAGCACCGACAGCTCCGGGATGCGCGGAGGCTTCGGCACCGGGTCGACCCTCACGGCGGCCGATGCCGAGGCGCTCGACTCCGCGGTGAACGCGCCCGACGTCGCATCCGTCGCCGCCGAGAAGACGAGCTCGCTCGCGCTGGAGGCGAACGACACCAACTGGACCACCACCGTCACCGGCACCACCCCGTCGTGGCTCGAGGTGCGTTCGCGGGAGCTCGTGGCAGGCGAGTTCATCACCGCCGACGACGAGGCGACCCAGGCCGCGGTCGTCGTGCTGGGATCCGAGACGGCGACCGAGCTGTTCGGCACCACGAACGTGGTGGGCCGGAGCGTCAGCATCGACGGTCGCTCCTTCGAGATCGTCGGTGTGCTCGCCTCGGCGGGCTCGGACAGTTCGTCGAACCTCGACGACCTCGCCGTCGTGCCGTTGTCGACCGCGGCGAACCAGCTCATCGGCGGCACCGACTCGAGCTCGGTCTCGACCATCTACGTCAAGGCGGCGTCGGATGCGCAGCTCGCAGCGGCGTACCAGGAGGTGCAGACGGTGCTGCTCAACCTGCACGCCGTCGCCGACGCCGACTCGGCCGACTTCACCATCAGCTCGCAGAACGCCCTGGTCGACACGGCGACCTCGATCTACCAGACCCTCACCGTGCTTCTCACCGGCATCGCCGCCCTGTCGCTCCTCGTCGGCGGCATCGGGGTGATGAACATCATGCTGGTCTCGGTCACGGAGCGCACCCGTGAGATCGGCCTGCGCAAGGCGCTCGGTGCTCCGCCGTGGGCCATCCGACGGCAGTTCCTCGTGGAGTCCGCGATCCTCGGGCTCACCGGGGGCCTCCTCGGCGCCGTGCTCGGCATCGGCGCGGCGCTCGTGCTGCCCGGGGTGATCGGCTCGTCCATCGTCGTGTCACCCGCCGCCGTCGGGGTCTCGATCGGTGTGGCCCTCGCCATCGGCCTGGTGTTCGGCGTCTACCCCGCCACCCGGGCCGCCAGGCTCGCCCCGATCGACGCGCTCCGCAGCGAGTGA
- the purF gene encoding amidophosphoribosyltransferase, producing the protein MCGIVGIVSAEPVNQLVYDSLLLLQHRGQDSTGIATAEGSIFHSVKAKGQVREAFRTRDMRSLLGTMGLGHVRYATQGSAAKEQEAQPFYVNAPYGIILVHNGNLTNTRELTGELYNIDRRHLNTDSDTEVLLNVFANELQSQITGLSLDPEQIFTAVSRVHERVEGSYATIAMIAGHGLLAFRDPFGIRPLTIGGRLLENGQMEYIVASESLVMESLGYDIVRDVEPGEAVFITLDGELIAKQCAPQHALVPCSFEYVYLARPDSVMSGISVYEARLRLGNYLADTVARYTPMGDIDVVMPIPDSSRPAAMQVAQKLGVEYREGFYKNRYVGRTFIMPGQAARKKSVRQKLNAMSTEFKGKNILIVDDSIVRGTTSKEIVDMARAAGANKVTFASAAPPVRFPHVYGINMPSRHELVAHDRKIPEIAAAIGADHLIYQEVDDMRKAITEGSSLVTDLEMSCFTGDYVTGTVSPEYLAWVEVTQNS; encoded by the coding sequence ATGTGCGGCATCGTGGGCATCGTTTCGGCCGAGCCCGTCAACCAACTCGTCTACGACTCACTCCTCCTGCTTCAGCACCGGGGGCAGGACTCGACGGGAATCGCCACGGCCGAGGGCAGCATCTTCCACAGCGTCAAGGCCAAGGGCCAGGTGCGTGAGGCCTTCCGCACCCGCGACATGCGGTCGCTGCTCGGCACCATGGGCCTCGGGCACGTGCGCTACGCGACGCAGGGCTCCGCCGCCAAGGAGCAGGAGGCGCAGCCGTTCTACGTGAACGCGCCCTACGGCATCATCCTGGTGCACAACGGCAACCTCACGAACACCCGCGAGCTCACCGGCGAGCTCTACAACATCGACCGCAGGCACCTCAACACCGACTCCGACACCGAGGTGCTGCTGAACGTCTTCGCCAACGAGCTGCAGTCGCAGATCACCGGCCTCTCGCTCGACCCCGAGCAGATCTTCACCGCGGTGTCGCGGGTTCACGAGCGCGTCGAGGGCTCGTACGCGACCATCGCGATGATCGCCGGGCACGGGTTGCTCGCCTTCCGTGACCCGTTCGGCATCCGCCCCCTCACCATCGGCGGGCGACTGCTCGAGAACGGGCAGATGGAGTACATCGTCGCCTCGGAGTCGCTCGTCATGGAGAGCCTCGGCTACGACATCGTGCGCGACGTCGAGCCGGGCGAAGCGGTGTTCATCACGCTCGACGGCGAGCTCATCGCCAAGCAGTGCGCCCCGCAGCACGCTCTGGTGCCGTGCTCGTTCGAGTACGTCTACCTGGCCCGGCCCGACTCGGTGATGTCGGGCATCTCGGTGTACGAGGCGCGACTGCGTCTCGGCAACTACCTCGCCGACACGGTCGCCCGCTACACCCCGATGGGCGACATCGACGTGGTCATGCCCATCCCCGACTCCTCGCGGCCGGCCGCCATGCAGGTCGCCCAGAAGCTCGGCGTGGAGTACCGCGAGGGCTTCTACAAGAACCGCTACGTCGGGCGCACGTTCATCATGCCCGGGCAGGCGGCCCGGAAGAAGTCGGTGCGGCAGAAGCTCAACGCGATGTCGACCGAGTTCAAGGGCAAGAACATCCTCATCGTCGACGACTCCATCGTGCGCGGCACGACCTCGAAGGAGATCGTCGACATGGCGCGCGCCGCCGGAGCGAACAAGGTCACCTTCGCGAGCGCCGCACCCCCCGTGCGCTTCCCGCACGTCTACGGCATCAACATGCCGTCGCGGCACGAGCTCGTGGCGCACGACCGCAAGATCCCCGAGATCGCCGCGGCCATCGGCGCCGACCATCTCATCTACCAGGAGGTCGACGACATGCGGAAGGCCATCACCGAGGGCTCCTCGCTCGTCACCGACCTCGAGATGAGCTGCTTCACCGGCGATTACGTGACCGGCACCGTCAGCCCCGAGTACCTGGCCTGGGTCGAGGTCACTCAGAACAGCTAG
- a CDS encoding cell wall-binding repeat-containing protein, producing MLRITLRSARATATVLLTGTALVAVSALGVAPASASTEPDPAGGEVLSAMPDFSLESYSAAAAGLPAELTEALAADVGESAEEYLAGADAAFAASAVIDGLEAQGVVVADSRLDGTTLVVTVLSDAEVPAVEAANAVAEVGEAPGRDRYADASIASFADLVGGQGYYFTDGSGRGYGCSTAFNGLDRSGGGEQFVTAGHCQGAGGNGRIDQIVENRPNDPDGRLGSRLGQQVAGSYRFGNEFDGGLVSTASGWNARGFVGTWNSGANNGAVTAGTPQLVRDYGDAVTGQTVCKSGRTTGWTCGKVAAVDQLVGVDDVQVNADIVRGLCSDHGDSGGAVVSGAYAMGLISGGTTDACSGGITAVFPMIGGSENGQPYGSIVTLATNWWLKVAAPGPAVNTVVGPNGLVTGTLPGGTGNYAVRIAVDGGEPLIADVMPDLNWNLTVPGLTPGIHSYTAYSTFGPGDAQSQSGSVSGSLFVGSVDRIAGADRYSGAVAIAQRAFPGTAPVVYVATGLNYPDALSAGPAAVAQGGPLLLVTQNEVPAVVADEIRSLQPERIVVVGGPNSVSGGVVATLKTLVPGVGVERLAGADRYAASRAVVSAVFPEAAHSFAATGTNFPDALSAGGAAGSALEPVVLVNGSQPAADKPTLDLFRDLKAQSITVVGGPNSVSSGVADSLKTVPAAVDRVSAENRYLTSIALNRASFETSSTVYLATGLNFPDALAGGVLAGLDDAPLYVVPTDCVPQGVLSDIGSLGATEVVLLGGPNSLTPAVQKLTACAS from the coding sequence ATGCTCCGCATCACGCTGCGCTCCGCGCGCGCCACAGCAACCGTCCTGCTCACCGGCACAGCACTCGTGGCGGTCTCCGCCCTCGGCGTCGCGCCGGCCTCGGCGAGCACCGAGCCCGATCCGGCAGGGGGTGAGGTGCTCAGCGCCATGCCCGACTTCTCGCTCGAGTCCTACAGCGCCGCAGCCGCCGGGCTTCCCGCCGAGCTCACCGAGGCACTCGCCGCAGATGTCGGCGAGAGCGCCGAGGAGTACCTCGCGGGGGCCGACGCGGCCTTCGCCGCGAGCGCGGTGATCGACGGTCTCGAGGCGCAGGGCGTCGTCGTCGCCGACTCGCGGCTCGACGGCACGACCCTCGTCGTCACGGTGCTGAGCGACGCCGAGGTGCCGGCCGTCGAGGCCGCGAACGCGGTCGCCGAGGTCGGCGAGGCTCCTGGCCGCGACCGATACGCCGACGCGTCGATCGCGTCGTTCGCCGATCTCGTCGGTGGTCAGGGCTACTACTTCACCGACGGTTCCGGCCGGGGTTACGGATGCTCGACAGCCTTCAACGGACTCGACCGCTCGGGTGGTGGTGAGCAGTTCGTCACCGCCGGCCACTGTCAGGGCGCGGGTGGCAACGGTCGCATCGACCAGATCGTCGAGAACCGCCCGAACGACCCCGACGGCCGCCTCGGCAGCCGCCTCGGCCAGCAGGTCGCGGGCAGCTACCGCTTCGGCAACGAGTTCGACGGCGGTCTGGTTTCCACCGCATCCGGCTGGAACGCCCGCGGCTTCGTGGGCACCTGGAACTCGGGTGCCAACAACGGCGCGGTGACCGCCGGAACGCCGCAGCTCGTGCGCGACTACGGCGACGCCGTCACCGGCCAGACCGTCTGCAAGTCGGGCCGCACCACGGGCTGGACCTGCGGCAAGGTCGCCGCGGTCGACCAGCTCGTGGGCGTCGACGACGTGCAGGTGAACGCCGACATCGTGCGGGGGCTGTGCAGCGACCACGGCGACAGCGGTGGCGCGGTGGTCTCCGGCGCCTACGCGATGGGGCTCATCTCGGGCGGCACCACAGACGCCTGCTCGGGCGGCATCACCGCGGTGTTCCCGATGATCGGCGGTTCGGAGAACGGCCAGCCCTACGGCTCGATCGTCACGCTCGCCACGAACTGGTGGCTGAAGGTCGCCGCCCCCGGGCCGGCGGTGAACACCGTCGTGGGGCCGAACGGGCTGGTCACCGGAACGCTCCCGGGCGGCACGGGCAACTACGCGGTGCGCATCGCCGTCGACGGCGGCGAACCGCTCATCGCCGACGTCATGCCCGACCTCAATTGGAACCTCACGGTCCCGGGCCTCACGCCCGGCATCCACAGCTATACCGCCTACTCCACCTTCGGTCCGGGCGACGCGCAGTCGCAGAGCGGCTCCGTGTCGGGCTCGCTCTTCGTCGGCTCGGTCGACCGCATCGCGGGCGCCGACCGGTACTCGGGTGCGGTGGCGATCGCGCAGCGCGCGTTCCCCGGCACCGCTCCCGTGGTCTACGTGGCGACCGGTCTCAACTACCCGGATGCGCTGAGTGCCGGCCCCGCCGCCGTCGCTCAGGGCGGCCCGCTGCTGCTCGTCACCCAGAACGAGGTGCCGGCGGTGGTCGCCGACGAGATCCGTTCGCTGCAGCCCGAGCGCATCGTGGTGGTCGGCGGTCCCAACTCGGTGTCGGGCGGCGTCGTAGCGACGCTGAAGACGCTCGTGCCCGGCGTCGGCGTCGAGCGCCTGGCGGGGGCCGACCGCTATGCGGCCAGCCGCGCAGTGGTCTCGGCGGTCTTCCCCGAGGCAGCGCACTCGTTCGCGGCGACCGGGACGAACTTCCCCGACGCGCTCTCGGCAGGGGGAGCCGCCGGGTCGGCGCTCGAGCCGGTCGTGCTGGTGAACGGATCCCAGCCCGCGGCCGACAAGCCCACGCTCGACCTCTTCCGCGACCTGAAGGCGCAGTCGATCACCGTCGTGGGCGGGCCGAACTCGGTCTCGAGCGGCGTCGCCGACTCGCTGAAGACCGTGCCCGCGGCCGTCGACCGGGTGTCGGCCGAGAACCGCTACCTCACCTCGATCGCACTCAACCGGGCGTCGTTCGAGACGAGCAGCACGGTGTACCTCGCGACGGGTCTGAACTTCCCCGACGCCTTGGCCGGTGGTGTGCTCGCGGGCCTCGACGACGCTCCGCTCTACGTGGTGCCCACCGATTGCGTGCCGCAGGGCGTGCTGAGCGACATCGGCAGCCTGGGTGCGACCGAGGTGGTGCTGCTCGGCGGGCCGAACTCGCTGACGCCGGCGGTGCAGAAGCTCACCGCCTGCGCGAGCTGA